One window of Candidatus Eisenbacteria bacterium genomic DNA carries:
- a CDS encoding hydrogenase iron-sulfur subunit → MTFEPKILSFLCNWCAYAGADLAGISRFQYPPNSRVIRVMCSGRVDPSFVPRAFLAGYDGVIVLGCHPGDCHYTTGNYHARRRWIAFKNLMDFVGID, encoded by the coding sequence ATGACTTTCGAACCCAAAATCTTATCTTTTCTTTGTAACTGGTGTGCCTATGCCGGGGCGGACCTGGCAGGCATCTCCCGGTTTCAGTACCCGCCCAACAGCCGTGTGATCCGGGTAATGTGCTCCGGAAGAGTTGACCCCTCTTTCGTCCCAAGGGCTTTTCTTGCAGGATATGACGGTGTGATTGTGCTGGGATGCCATCCCGGAGACTGCCATTACACAACAGGCAACTACCATGCGCGGCGCAGATGGATTGCATTTAAGAATTTAATGGACTTTGTCGGCATAGATG